A window from Rhinolophus sinicus isolate RSC01 linkage group LG01, ASM3656204v1, whole genome shotgun sequence encodes these proteins:
- the GCA gene encoding grancalcin — MAYPGYGGGFGNFRGQMPAMQMGQPVPGPGPHGLPHEYSGYSAYSDSYHSAGDPMWTYFTAVAGQDGEVDAEELQKCLTQSGISGTYSPFSLETCRIMIAMLDRDYTGKMGFNEFKELWTALNAWKQNFVTIDQDQSGTVEHHELNQAIAAMGYRLSPQTLTAIIKRYSKNGRIFFDDYVACCVKLRALTDFFRRRDHLQQGVVNFVYDDFLQGTMAI; from the exons ATGGCCTACCCGGGATACGGAGGAGGG TTTGGAAATTTTAGGGGTCAGATGCCCGCAATGCAGATGGGACAGCCagtgccaggcccagggccacATGGGCTCCCTCATGAATACTCCGGATACTCAGCTTATTCGGACAGTTATCACTCAGCGGGGGACCCCATGTGGACATACTTCACTGCTGTTGCAGGACAG GATGGTGAAGTGGACGCAGAAGAACTTCAGAAGTGTTTGACACAGTCTGGAATTAGTGGGACTTACTCTC CCTTCAGTTTGGAAACCTGCAGAATTATGATTGCCATGTTGGAT AGAGATTACACAGGAAAAATGGGatttaatgaatttaaagaaCTTTGGACAGCTCTTAATGCCTGGAAACAAAACTTCGTAACTATTGATCAAGACCAAAGTGGCACAGTAGAACATCATGAATTGAATCAAGCCATTGCTGCTATGG GTTACAGATTGAGTCCTCAAACATTAACTGCTATTATTAAACGTTATAGCAAGAATGGCAGAATCTTTTTTGATGATTATGTTGCTTGCTGTGTGAAGCTTCGAGCTTTGACAG atTTCTTTAGGAGAAGAGACCACTTGCAACAAGGGGTTGTGAATTTTGTATACGATGAT TTTTTGCAGGGCACTATGGCAATTTGA